A DNA window from Andrena cerasifolii isolate SP2316 chromosome 16, iyAndCera1_principal, whole genome shotgun sequence contains the following coding sequences:
- the LOC143377752 gene encoding acyl-CoA:lysophosphatidylglycerol acyltransferase 1 isoform X1, with protein sequence MTDFPSSAFARNSAKCMKQCIILPTTQRSSHFFMEVLNEIVASLQKVISNVLTCIKCIARTCFVILNNCYCIPTYVVWMTLLFPVKVYQPQVYWRIEGLFFHWLLAMVSMWTWSAGYDIIEQGDDIQKIISERTLVIANHQSTGDVPILMTTFNAKPNVLPNLMWIMDRIFKFTNFGIVSILHQDFFIVSGRKRREESLKKLEKHIKASYIPRNRKWMVLFPEGGFLCKRRETSQKYAKKNDLPILENVTLPRVGAMQTIFDTIGPSQENSRSDRQINSRPSMEVAKPEINWILDITIAYPQGKPIDLPTIITGSRPPCETVLFYRIYPSSVVPREPELLSKWLYDRWAEKEALLENFYKYGTFFGTQASANEGSKVHQDPLRFLVVHLFFITSSYIHYNMFAYMLSCFW encoded by the exons ATGACTGACTTTCCTTCTTCTGCTTTTGCAAG AAACAGTGCGAAGTGTATGAAACAGTGCATTATCTTACCTACTACCCAGCGGTCCAGCCATTTCTTTATGGAAGTCTTAAATGAGATTGTCGCAAGCCTTCAAAA GGTAATCAGTAACGTGTTGACTTGTATAAAATGTATTGCTCGAACCTGCTTTGTGATATTAAACAACTGCTATTGTATACCTACGTACGTAGTATGGATGACACTATTGTTCCCCGTAAAAGTTTATCAGCCGCAAGTATATTGGCGGATCGAGGGACTATTTTTCCATTGGCTGTTAGCGATGGTTTCAATGTGGACTTGGTCCGCAGGCTATGATA TAATAGAGCAAGGAGATGATATACAGAAAATCATTAGCGAAAGGACATTAGTAATAGCGAATCATCAAAGTACCGGCGACGTTCCTATTCTAATGACAACGTTTAACGCAAAACCAAATGTGTTGCCTAATCTGATGTGGATTATGGACAGGATCTTTAAATTCACTAACTTCGGCATAGTCTCCATTTTACATCAGGACTTCTTTATCGTGTCT GGTCGTAAACGGAGGGAAGAAAGTTTAAAGAAGTTAGAAAAACATATAAAAGCCTCGTATATTCCACGTAATAGGAAATGGATGGTTCTGTTCCCAGAAGGAGGTTTTTTATGTAAAAGACGGGAGACGTCGCAAAAGTATGCCAAGAAGAATGATTTGCCCATTCTTGAAAATGTAACTTTGCCACGGGTCGGAGCAATGCAGACTATATTTGATACGATCGGCCCATCGCAGGAGAATAGTAGATCGGATCGGCAGATAAATAGCAGACCAA GTATGGAAGTAGCTAAGCCAGAAATCAATTGGATTCTTGACATAACAATAGCATATCCTCAGGGTAAACCAATTGATTTACCTACAATTATAACTGGTTCTAGACCGCCGTGCGAAACAGTATTGTTCTATCGAATTTATCCTAGTTCAGTG GTTCCTCGAGAACCGGAACTATTGTCCAAATGGTTGTACGATAGGTGGGCTGAGAAAGAAGcacttttggaaaatttttataagtacggAACGTTTTTTGGTACACAAGCATCGGCCAATGAAGGTTCCAAGGTCCATCAGGATCCGTTGAGATTCCTAGtcgttcatttattttttataacgtCTAGTTATATACATTACAATATGTTTGCATACATGCTCTCTTGCTTCTGGTAA
- the LOC143377752 gene encoding acyl-CoA:lysophosphatidylglycerol acyltransferase 1 isoform X3, with protein MTDFPSSAFARVISNVLTCIKCIARTCFVILNNCYCIPTYVVWMTLLFPVKVYQPQVYWRIEGLFFHWLLAMVSMWTWSAGYDIIEQGDDIQKIISERTLVIANHQSTGDVPILMTTFNAKPNVLPNLMWIMDRIFKFTNFGIVSILHQDFFIVSGRKRREESLKKLEKHIKASYIPRNRKWMVLFPEGGFLCKRRETSQKYAKKNDLPILENVTLPRVGAMQTIFDTIGPSQENSRSDRQINSRPSMEVAKPEINWILDITIAYPQGKPIDLPTIITGSRPPCETVLFYRIYPSSVVPREPELLSKWLYDRWAEKEALLENFYKYGTFFGTQASANEGSKVHQDPLRFLVVHLFFITSSYIHYNMFAYMLSCFW; from the exons ATGACTGACTTTCCTTCTTCTGCTTTTGCAAG GGTAATCAGTAACGTGTTGACTTGTATAAAATGTATTGCTCGAACCTGCTTTGTGATATTAAACAACTGCTATTGTATACCTACGTACGTAGTATGGATGACACTATTGTTCCCCGTAAAAGTTTATCAGCCGCAAGTATATTGGCGGATCGAGGGACTATTTTTCCATTGGCTGTTAGCGATGGTTTCAATGTGGACTTGGTCCGCAGGCTATGATA TAATAGAGCAAGGAGATGATATACAGAAAATCATTAGCGAAAGGACATTAGTAATAGCGAATCATCAAAGTACCGGCGACGTTCCTATTCTAATGACAACGTTTAACGCAAAACCAAATGTGTTGCCTAATCTGATGTGGATTATGGACAGGATCTTTAAATTCACTAACTTCGGCATAGTCTCCATTTTACATCAGGACTTCTTTATCGTGTCT GGTCGTAAACGGAGGGAAGAAAGTTTAAAGAAGTTAGAAAAACATATAAAAGCCTCGTATATTCCACGTAATAGGAAATGGATGGTTCTGTTCCCAGAAGGAGGTTTTTTATGTAAAAGACGGGAGACGTCGCAAAAGTATGCCAAGAAGAATGATTTGCCCATTCTTGAAAATGTAACTTTGCCACGGGTCGGAGCAATGCAGACTATATTTGATACGATCGGCCCATCGCAGGAGAATAGTAGATCGGATCGGCAGATAAATAGCAGACCAA GTATGGAAGTAGCTAAGCCAGAAATCAATTGGATTCTTGACATAACAATAGCATATCCTCAGGGTAAACCAATTGATTTACCTACAATTATAACTGGTTCTAGACCGCCGTGCGAAACAGTATTGTTCTATCGAATTTATCCTAGTTCAGTG GTTCCTCGAGAACCGGAACTATTGTCCAAATGGTTGTACGATAGGTGGGCTGAGAAAGAAGcacttttggaaaatttttataagtacggAACGTTTTTTGGTACACAAGCATCGGCCAATGAAGGTTCCAAGGTCCATCAGGATCCGTTGAGATTCCTAGtcgttcatttattttttataacgtCTAGTTATATACATTACAATATGTTTGCATACATGCTCTCTTGCTTCTGGTAA
- the LOC143377752 gene encoding acyl-CoA:lysophosphatidylglycerol acyltransferase 1 isoform X2, whose product MTDFPSSAFASAKCMKQCIILPTTQRSSHFFMEVLNEIVASLQKVISNVLTCIKCIARTCFVILNNCYCIPTYVVWMTLLFPVKVYQPQVYWRIEGLFFHWLLAMVSMWTWSAGYDIIEQGDDIQKIISERTLVIANHQSTGDVPILMTTFNAKPNVLPNLMWIMDRIFKFTNFGIVSILHQDFFIVSGRKRREESLKKLEKHIKASYIPRNRKWMVLFPEGGFLCKRRETSQKYAKKNDLPILENVTLPRVGAMQTIFDTIGPSQENSRSDRQINSRPSMEVAKPEINWILDITIAYPQGKPIDLPTIITGSRPPCETVLFYRIYPSSVVPREPELLSKWLYDRWAEKEALLENFYKYGTFFGTQASANEGSKVHQDPLRFLVVHLFFITSSYIHYNMFAYMLSCFW is encoded by the exons ATGACTGACTTTCCTTCTTCTGCTTTTGCAAG TGCGAAGTGTATGAAACAGTGCATTATCTTACCTACTACCCAGCGGTCCAGCCATTTCTTTATGGAAGTCTTAAATGAGATTGTCGCAAGCCTTCAAAA GGTAATCAGTAACGTGTTGACTTGTATAAAATGTATTGCTCGAACCTGCTTTGTGATATTAAACAACTGCTATTGTATACCTACGTACGTAGTATGGATGACACTATTGTTCCCCGTAAAAGTTTATCAGCCGCAAGTATATTGGCGGATCGAGGGACTATTTTTCCATTGGCTGTTAGCGATGGTTTCAATGTGGACTTGGTCCGCAGGCTATGATA TAATAGAGCAAGGAGATGATATACAGAAAATCATTAGCGAAAGGACATTAGTAATAGCGAATCATCAAAGTACCGGCGACGTTCCTATTCTAATGACAACGTTTAACGCAAAACCAAATGTGTTGCCTAATCTGATGTGGATTATGGACAGGATCTTTAAATTCACTAACTTCGGCATAGTCTCCATTTTACATCAGGACTTCTTTATCGTGTCT GGTCGTAAACGGAGGGAAGAAAGTTTAAAGAAGTTAGAAAAACATATAAAAGCCTCGTATATTCCACGTAATAGGAAATGGATGGTTCTGTTCCCAGAAGGAGGTTTTTTATGTAAAAGACGGGAGACGTCGCAAAAGTATGCCAAGAAGAATGATTTGCCCATTCTTGAAAATGTAACTTTGCCACGGGTCGGAGCAATGCAGACTATATTTGATACGATCGGCCCATCGCAGGAGAATAGTAGATCGGATCGGCAGATAAATAGCAGACCAA GTATGGAAGTAGCTAAGCCAGAAATCAATTGGATTCTTGACATAACAATAGCATATCCTCAGGGTAAACCAATTGATTTACCTACAATTATAACTGGTTCTAGACCGCCGTGCGAAACAGTATTGTTCTATCGAATTTATCCTAGTTCAGTG GTTCCTCGAGAACCGGAACTATTGTCCAAATGGTTGTACGATAGGTGGGCTGAGAAAGAAGcacttttggaaaatttttataagtacggAACGTTTTTTGGTACACAAGCATCGGCCAATGAAGGTTCCAAGGTCCATCAGGATCCGTTGAGATTCCTAGtcgttcatttattttttataacgtCTAGTTATATACATTACAATATGTTTGCATACATGCTCTCTTGCTTCTGGTAA